Proteins encoded in a region of the Paenibacillus sp. E222 genome:
- a CDS encoding GNAT family N-acetyltransferase — protein sequence MIRLCNSMDADAMVEIINDAAKAYQGVIPEDRYHEPYMPLQELNQEIHDGVVFWGFEENNRLWGVMGIQDKGDVALIRHAYVRTHQRGSGIGTKLLAHLVASTDKPILIGTWDSAEWL from the coding sequence ATGATCAGATTGTGTAACAGCATGGACGCAGATGCAATGGTTGAGATCATTAATGATGCAGCAAAGGCATACCAGGGTGTAATTCCTGAGGATCGCTATCATGAACCCTATATGCCATTGCAAGAATTGAATCAGGAAATCCATGATGGCGTCGTATTCTGGGGCTTTGAAGAAAATAATAGATTATGGGGCGTTATGGGAATTCAGGATAAAGGTGATGTTGCTTTAATCAGGCACGCATATGTAAGAACTCACCAACGGGGGAGCGGAATAGGCACAAAGCTGTTGGCTCATCTGGTGGCATCCACCGATAAACCGATATTAATAGGAACTTGGGACTCCGCAGAATGGCTATAA
- a CDS encoding N-acetyltransferase has product MNNPAVNDELNIVLEDHEEDYHAVCSNLYQYNLRETNGLLKKPGKSINLFLRDKTGKAVGGIFCATYCYTLYIDNFWIDEEYRENGYGKSLITKAESIAVREGCKLSHTSTFSYQSPEFYKKMGYEVFGMIDEYPEGIIQYFLKKRL; this is encoded by the coding sequence ATGAATAACCCTGCTGTTAACGATGAATTGAACATTGTATTGGAAGATCATGAGGAGGATTACCATGCTGTCTGTAGCAATCTGTATCAATACAATCTAAGAGAAACCAATGGTCTATTAAAGAAACCTGGAAAAAGCATCAATTTGTTTCTAAGGGATAAGACAGGCAAAGCCGTAGGTGGGATCTTCTGTGCTACGTACTGTTATACTTTATATATTGATAACTTTTGGATTGATGAAGAATACAGAGAAAATGGGTATGGGAAATCATTAATCACAAAAGCAGAGAGCATTGCTGTTCGGGAGGGCTGCAAACTTTCACACACAAGTACATTTTCTTATCAGTCTCCTGAATTTTACAAGAAGATGGGTTATGAAGTGTTTGGAATGATAGATGAATACCCGGAAGGAATTATTCAGTATTTCCTGAAGAAAAGATTATAG